A genomic window from Methanovulcanius yangii includes:
- a CDS encoding PEGA domain-containing protein yields MNYSIPAAAMALLLLCAAVPSAMCAGTIGGDEGWYDIHTNVDGAAIYFDGEYKGETTGGILSVAVYSTATPYSTVTASKNGYSSASANLPTMPGAGEHQSVYLTLNPIQPTTGAIRISSSPSGADVYIDGVYKGTTTETVSGLSAGSHDLRLKYPGYNDYYDTITITAGQTVTTQAVLKAQATYGTISVTTTPSNAQVYIDGDYKGTSPRTVGGLSQGAHILEITMPGYEEWSNQFNIHSNQVTYVTATLKAIPNPTTGTVSITSNPAYASVYLDGVYHGQTEPGTPLVINGVTAGTHTVKVTLAGYQDSVTSVTVNSGQTSTVTANLQGGATGNGAIDVTSSPTGATVYLNNVNKGITPVTLTDLTPGSYTVTLKLSGYTDYSSTVEVNSGATSYVSASLSPTSTPTQSPVPVFGLLAGLGIAGLLAASRRRD; encoded by the coding sequence ATGAACTACAGTATTCCTGCAGCTGCAATGGCTCTGCTTCTCCTCTGTGCGGCAGTGCCTTCGGCAATGTGCGCCGGTACCATCGGCGGAGATGAAGGATGGTATGACATCCATACAAACGTGGACGGCGCTGCCATCTATTTCGACGGCGAATACAAGGGCGAAACTACCGGCGGCATTCTGAGTGTTGCCGTCTACTCGACGGCGACGCCGTACAGCACCGTTACCGCCTCCAAGAACGGCTACAGTTCTGCATCCGCAAATCTTCCCACCATGCCCGGCGCGGGTGAACACCAGTCGGTCTACCTGACCCTGAACCCCATCCAGCCAACGACCGGCGCCATCAGGATCAGTTCCTCCCCGAGCGGTGCCGACGTCTACATCGACGGCGTCTACAAGGGTACGACCACCGAGACGGTGAGCGGCCTTTCGGCAGGCAGCCACGACCTGCGCCTGAAGTACCCCGGCTACAATGACTACTACGACACCATCACCATCACCGCTGGACAGACGGTGACCACCCAGGCGGTCCTCAAGGCACAGGCGACCTACGGCACCATCTCGGTGACCACCACACCTTCCAATGCGCAGGTGTATATCGACGGTGACTACAAGGGCACCTCTCCCCGGACCGTCGGCGGCCTCTCCCAGGGCGCTCACATCCTCGAGATCACGATGCCCGGATACGAGGAGTGGTCCAACCAATTCAATATCCACTCCAATCAGGTCACCTACGTGACCGCGACCCTGAAGGCGATCCCCAACCCTACGACAGGAACGGTCTCGATCACCTCCAACCCGGCTTATGCGTCGGTCTACCTTGACGGCGTCTACCATGGACAGACCGAACCCGGCACACCGCTCGTCATCAACGGCGTCACCGCAGGCACCCACACGGTGAAGGTGACCCTTGCCGGCTATCAGGACTCCGTCACCTCGGTGACCGTCAACTCCGGACAGACCTCGACGGTGACCGCAAACCTGCAGGGCGGTGCGACCGGCAACGGCGCCATCGATGTCACCTCGTCTCCCACCGGTGCAACGGTGTACCTTAACAACGTCAACAAGGGCATAACCCCGGTCACCCTTACGGACCTTACTCCCGGCAGCTACACGGTGACCCTCAAGCTCTCCGGGTATACCGATTATTCCAGCACGGTCGAAGTGAATTCCGGTGCGACGTCCTATGTCTCGGCAAGCCTCTCCCCCACGAGCACTCCGACCCAGTCCCCGGTTCCGGTCTTCGGCCTTCTGGCCGGTCTCGGCATCGCAGGGCTCCTCGCTGCATCTCGCCGCAGGGACTAA
- a CDS encoding ABC transporter ATP-binding protein encodes MIRAEGLIKDYDGFRALDGVSFETDEPGIFGIIGHNGAGKTTLLKIMAGLMQPTAGTLVINGIDVVRDPVSLRRTLGYLPEESRLYDTMTVDSYLSFFGELYHLDRATIADRGERLLSSLQLDHGGKKIGELSKGMRRKVAIARSLIHDPSLLIYDEPTSGLDPMTSRYIIEYLARLRDEEERTILLSAHNLLQVEEICDRILILRKGREIAFGTMDELRSKFGTFSYHIRFTVPDASVLPEALAVSRDAGEYVTEAADMSALNAATALIAGAGGTVKRIESRYPSLEEMLLKIGK; translated from the coding sequence ATGATACGTGCGGAAGGGCTCATCAAGGACTATGACGGATTCCGGGCGCTCGACGGCGTCAGTTTTGAGACGGATGAACCCGGCATATTCGGGATTATCGGGCATAACGGAGCGGGGAAGACGACCCTCCTGAAGATCATGGCGGGGCTCATGCAGCCGACCGCCGGAACCCTTGTCATAAATGGTATCGACGTCGTACGCGATCCCGTCAGTCTGAGGAGGACCCTGGGGTACCTCCCCGAAGAGTCCCGCCTCTATGACACGATGACCGTCGATTCCTATCTCTCGTTCTTCGGCGAACTCTACCATCTCGACCGCGCAACGATCGCCGATCGGGGGGAGCGCCTCCTGAGCTCACTCCAGCTGGATCATGGCGGGAAGAAGATCGGCGAACTCTCCAAGGGGATGCGGCGCAAGGTGGCAATTGCGCGCTCACTCATCCACGATCCGTCGCTCCTCATCTATGACGAACCCACCTCCGGGCTTGACCCGATGACCTCTCGCTACATCATCGAGTATCTGGCACGACTCCGGGACGAGGAAGAAAGGACGATCCTCCTCTCCGCCCACAACCTCCTGCAGGTCGAGGAGATCTGCGACCGGATTCTCATTCTCCGGAAGGGTCGGGAGATTGCCTTCGGGACGATGGACGAACTCCGGTCGAAGTTCGGCACGTTCAGCTACCACATCCGGTTCACCGTCCCCGACGCATCAGTTCTGCCGGAAGCACTTGCGGTCTCCCGTGACGCGGGGGAGTACGTCACCGAGGCCGCGGATATGTCCGCCCTCAATGCCGCCACCGCCCTCATAGCAGGCGCGGGAGGGACGGTCAAACGCATCGAATCGAGGTACCCCAGTCTCGAAGAAATGCTCCTGAAAATCGGGAAATAA
- a CDS encoding 6-hydroxymethylpterin diphosphokinase MptE-like protein produces the protein MRFEDWEPHYLRILDTFGFDREGDEEAAEIAAVLTAQDDVARLEELCAGRTVTVCGNAPCLKDDLPCCEETVFAADAAADLLWRAGIRPDAVFTDLDGAEESFVAMNREGTVMVVHAHGDNIPLVRRWVPMFEGPLVLTCQTRPFGHVHNWGGFTDGDRAVFAADALGADKVVILGFDLDDMSVPPMKRGKLLWARALLSLIGYDL, from the coding sequence ATGAGATTTGAGGACTGGGAACCTCACTATCTCCGCATCCTTGATACCTTCGGGTTTGACCGGGAAGGTGACGAGGAGGCTGCGGAGATTGCTGCCGTGCTCACGGCGCAAGACGATGTCGCACGTCTGGAAGAACTCTGTGCCGGGCGGACGGTTACCGTCTGCGGGAATGCACCGTGCCTGAAGGACGACCTTCCCTGCTGCGAAGAAACCGTCTTTGCCGCCGATGCCGCGGCCGATCTCCTCTGGCGTGCGGGCATCCGTCCGGACGCGGTCTTCACCGACCTCGACGGCGCCGAGGAGAGCTTCGTTGCGATGAACCGCGAGGGAACGGTGATGGTGGTTCACGCCCATGGCGACAACATCCCCCTCGTCCGGCGGTGGGTCCCGATGTTCGAAGGGCCGCTGGTCCTGACCTGCCAGACACGTCCGTTCGGCCATGTGCACAACTGGGGGGGGTTTACCGACGGGGACCGTGCGGTCTTTGCAGCCGACGCCCTCGGGGCGGACAAGGTCGTCATCCTTGGGTTCGATCTCGATGACATGTCGGTTCCTCCCATGAAGCGCGGTAAACTTCTCTGGGCGCGGGCCCTCCTCTCCCTCATCGGCTATGACCTCTGA
- a CDS encoding PEGA domain-containing protein, which translates to MKTYAWFLIALLLCAAALVSPSMAQGASQPIQGYAWYDIYTNVDVASIYFDGIYQGQTANGYLSVEVPVPSSYSTVTARRGGYNSASASLPYPVMDKRYSVSLTLSPLVPSYGWLNVNSVPSGASVYVDSSYRGRTPQTIQLNHDSYYLSVEKDGYYSYQTTVYVYAGQTTYVSPTLSEKPVYGTLSVTTSPSGAYVYVDGTYKGVTPAMVGGLTEGSHFIELTKSGYQDWTGTARIYAKQTTYMSQVLTPVSAPTTGAIAVTSNPSYASVYLDGGYQGQTEPGSPFIISGVSPGTRTVMVRLTGYEDSMSQVTVNSGQTTTVEAQLVPATTGDGTLSISSSPTGADVYIDNAKRGIAPVTIDGMAPGTYAISLRLPGYSDWSGEAVVNAGATSYVSGTLSPLPAETPASTLMAAFALALLGGSSSVPAVGIPEPFFFFAISRILIIPGY; encoded by the coding sequence ATGAAAACGTATGCATGGTTCCTGATAGCCCTCCTTCTTTGTGCTGCCGCCCTTGTTTCGCCGTCCATGGCACAGGGGGCTTCACAGCCGATCCAGGGATACGCCTGGTATGACATCTACACGAACGTGGATGTGGCGAGCATCTACTTCGACGGGATCTACCAGGGACAGACAGCAAACGGGTACCTCTCGGTGGAGGTTCCCGTCCCCTCATCCTACAGCACGGTGACCGCCCGGCGCGGCGGATACAACAGTGCCTCAGCCTCCCTCCCCTATCCGGTGATGGACAAACGGTATTCGGTCAGCCTTACTCTCTCCCCGCTCGTCCCCTCATACGGGTGGCTCAATGTCAATTCCGTCCCGTCAGGGGCATCGGTATATGTCGACAGCAGCTACCGGGGGCGTACACCCCAGACGATACAGCTCAACCATGACTCCTATTACCTGAGCGTCGAAAAGGACGGTTATTATTCGTACCAGACGACGGTCTATGTCTACGCAGGCCAGACCACCTATGTGAGCCCCACCCTCAGTGAAAAACCGGTCTACGGGACACTCTCGGTGACCACCTCTCCCTCCGGTGCCTATGTCTACGTGGACGGAACCTACAAGGGGGTCACCCCGGCGATGGTCGGCGGTCTCACCGAGGGGTCGCATTTCATTGAGCTGACAAAATCGGGGTACCAGGACTGGACGGGGACGGCCAGAATCTATGCGAAACAGACGACCTATATGAGCCAGGTACTCACACCTGTCAGTGCTCCGACGACCGGAGCCATCGCGGTGACATCCAACCCCTCCTATGCATCGGTCTATCTCGACGGGGGATACCAGGGGCAGACCGAACCGGGCTCCCCGTTCATCATCAGCGGGGTTTCCCCGGGGACCCGCACGGTGATGGTCCGGCTGACAGGATACGAGGACTCGATGAGCCAGGTGACGGTGAACTCGGGACAGACCACCACCGTGGAGGCACAACTCGTGCCTGCCACGACCGGGGACGGCACACTTTCCATCTCCTCCTCGCCGACGGGGGCGGACGTCTATATCGACAATGCCAAACGCGGCATCGCCCCGGTGACGATCGACGGGATGGCACCAGGGACCTATGCCATCAGCCTCCGGCTTCCGGGATACAGTGACTGGTCAGGAGAGGCTGTCGTGAATGCCGGAGCAACCTCATATGTGTCGGGGACCCTTTCACCCCTTCCGGCAGAGACCCCTGCATCAACCCTCATGGCAGCATTCGCTCTTGCCCTCCTCGGGGGATCTTCATCTGTGCCCGCCGTCGGAATTCCTGAACCTTTTTTTTTCTTTGCCATTTCAAGAATCCTTATCATCCCCGGATATTAA
- a CDS encoding PrsW family intramembrane metalloprotease: MRGAAARDILSIGRWEVRRTATSMSREVVPVAILLFVLLIFATGYVQQTGMHLQDGMFTAGTDSPEVASLLSSDPRFVAFLSSDETLLQAADPDLLFTRGALSVAETDKGSAAANAIQTDYVSYLTAVYNREGDLFAAYPLWIDLQYVESELDFTATQSGQQIGSLRRMGASLIPDRPVVELPTPSPELGASKEELRAALVASEGDESAVARYTDTLSSGPDLGDYATPSQITPSLPFDAIVLIFVFIFPLYFTSQFFMMSIMNERIDRRGEILLSTPARPWVVIAGKMLPYLVLMVAVTAILTIHTGATFAVIVALVPVIFFFLAGALLIGMTSRSFKELSFISIFFSTIATSYLFFPSIFAHIHVISLISPLTLVIYDLEGGGFTLGDYFYSTFLFWATSAIIFAICIVNFREERLFSLHPLRMKMREYVAALIPASHPFAALFGLTICTIPFVLMAQMMGLVVLFNLPLPLSLVLLVVIAAFIEEWAKSVGIFAVYSRRPSFLTWKNLILCCLAVMAGFFIGEKLLLFATLAQISESLFGAALFSSLHVLWLPLTLHFTGAFVVTAILKVAGPRSYPVALLGGTAVHSIYNLFILTGGI; the protein is encoded by the coding sequence GTGAGGGGGGCGGCGGCGAGAGACATCCTTTCCATCGGCAGATGGGAAGTGCGGCGTACGGCGACATCGATGTCACGCGAGGTGGTACCGGTAGCCATCCTCCTCTTTGTCCTTTTGATCTTTGCCACCGGATATGTCCAGCAGACCGGTATGCATCTGCAGGACGGGATGTTTACGGCGGGAACCGACTCCCCCGAGGTGGCCTCCCTCCTCTCATCCGATCCCCGCTTCGTGGCCTTCCTCTCTTCCGACGAGACCCTCCTGCAGGCGGCAGACCCCGATCTGCTGTTCACCCGCGGAGCCCTCTCGGTGGCGGAGACGGACAAGGGTTCGGCAGCGGCAAATGCCATACAGACCGACTATGTCTCCTACCTCACCGCTGTCTATAACCGCGAGGGGGACCTGTTCGCTGCCTATCCCCTCTGGATCGATCTGCAATACGTCGAAAGCGAACTCGACTTTACGGCTACCCAGTCGGGGCAGCAGATCGGCAGCCTCCGGCGCATGGGTGCGAGTCTCATCCCGGACCGGCCGGTGGTGGAACTCCCCACCCCTTCGCCCGAACTTGGTGCATCAAAAGAAGAACTCCGGGCGGCACTTGTTGCGTCCGAGGGTGATGAGAGTGCGGTCGCCCGGTATACCGACACCCTTTCCTCCGGACCGGACCTCGGGGACTATGCAACTCCCTCCCAGATCACCCCCTCCCTTCCCTTCGACGCAATCGTTCTCATATTCGTCTTCATCTTCCCCCTGTACTTCACCTCGCAATTTTTCATGATGAGTATCATGAACGAGCGAATCGACCGAAGAGGTGAGATCCTCCTTTCGACTCCTGCCCGGCCATGGGTGGTCATCGCCGGAAAGATGCTCCCTTATCTCGTGCTGATGGTGGCGGTCACGGCCATCCTCACCATCCATACCGGGGCGACATTTGCCGTCATCGTCGCCCTCGTCCCCGTCATCTTCTTCTTCCTCGCGGGTGCCCTCCTCATCGGAATGACATCGCGCAGCTTCAAGGAGCTCTCCTTCATCTCGATATTCTTCTCGACGATTGCCACCTCCTATCTCTTCTTCCCGAGCATCTTTGCCCATATCCACGTCATCTCCCTCATATCCCCCCTCACCCTCGTCATCTACGATCTGGAGGGTGGGGGATTCACTCTCGGCGACTACTTCTACTCCACCTTCCTCTTCTGGGCAACGAGCGCCATCATATTCGCGATCTGCATTGTAAATTTCCGTGAGGAACGCCTCTTCAGCCTTCACCCGCTGAGAATGAAGATGAGGGAATACGTAGCGGCACTCATTCCGGCCTCGCATCCCTTCGCGGCACTATTCGGGCTGACCATCTGTACCATCCCCTTCGTGCTCATGGCCCAGATGATGGGGCTTGTCGTTCTCTTCAATCTCCCATTGCCGCTCTCCCTCGTGCTGCTGGTCGTTATCGCGGCATTCATCGAGGAATGGGCAAAGTCAGTGGGCATCTTTGCCGTGTACAGCCGGCGGCCGTCATTCCTGACATGGAAAAACCTCATTCTCTGCTGTCTTGCGGTGATGGCGGGATTTTTCATTGGGGAAAAACTGCTCCTCTTTGCAACCCTTGCCCAGATCTCCGAATCACTCTTCGGAGCGGCACTCTTCTCGAGTCTTCACGTTCTCTGGCTCCCCCTTACTCTCCACTTTACGGGAGCATTTGTCGTGACCGCCATCCTGAAGGTCGCCGGACCGCGGTCGTACCCTGTGGCTCTTCTGGGCGGGACAGCCGTGCACAGCATCTATAACCTCTTCATCCTCACCGGGGGGATCTGA
- a CDS encoding methyl-coenzyme M reductase glutamine C-methyltransferase, translated as MRVTVISPDMHTYGAMLIGGVLRDAGYEVELRRELAADPDSTVLLSLYSTQHLMNPGIKAFVAGHRERGGAVYVGGPVSAAPDIVLGELSPDAVCVGEGEETVLRLLAEGPHEGIPGCAWMEADEMRFTGPAPPASVHRPLPFIPPGIGSQDIRGASAYIESHRGCIGACTFCQVPRFFGREVRSRDLEDVLAEVQAFKDAGAKRLSVSGGTGSLYCCGPGGAVNDDAFAALLEGMAEIMGPKNISSPDIRVDCISDTVLDAIRDYTIGWVFFGLESGSDRILRLMGKGVTADDAGRGVEACREHGLKVAGSFIVGYPTETEEEYEETKDFITMYGLDDVFVSIAEPIPSTPLADLVLRTPREENPVYRPHEGEYRSLHLTEAEARSFDLQQHADLFKPGLHVVTDEVFSAYLAGVRKDGEDVRRVTELLFSYYGRK; from the coding sequence ATGAGAGTCACCGTCATCTCGCCGGATATGCACACCTACGGGGCGATGCTCATCGGGGGCGTGCTTCGTGACGCAGGATATGAGGTCGAACTGAGAAGAGAACTTGCCGCCGACCCGGACAGCACCGTTCTCCTCTCCCTCTACTCCACCCAGCACCTGATGAACCCGGGCATCAAGGCATTTGTCGCCGGCCACCGGGAGAGGGGCGGTGCCGTCTATGTGGGCGGACCCGTCTCCGCCGCACCGGATATCGTGCTCGGCGAACTCTCCCCCGATGCGGTCTGCGTCGGCGAGGGCGAGGAGACGGTGCTCCGGCTACTGGCGGAAGGTCCGCATGAGGGCATCCCCGGATGTGCATGGATGGAGGCGGATGAGATGCGCTTCACCGGCCCCGCCCCCCCGGCGTCCGTGCACCGCCCCCTGCCCTTCATACCTCCCGGTATCGGCAGCCAGGACATCCGCGGGGCGTCGGCCTATATCGAGAGTCACCGCGGGTGCATCGGCGCCTGCACCTTCTGTCAGGTACCCCGCTTCTTCGGGCGGGAGGTCCGCAGCCGCGATTTGGAGGACGTGCTCGCCGAGGTGCAGGCGTTCAAAGATGCCGGAGCAAAGCGTCTCTCGGTCTCCGGCGGCACCGGGTCGCTCTACTGCTGCGGTCCCGGCGGGGCGGTGAACGACGATGCCTTCGCCGCCCTTCTGGAGGGGATGGCGGAGATCATGGGTCCGAAGAACATCTCATCTCCGGACATCCGGGTGGACTGCATCTCCGACACGGTCCTCGATGCCATCCGCGACTATACAATCGGCTGGGTCTTCTTCGGGCTCGAATCCGGAAGCGACCGCATCCTGCGCCTGATGGGGAAGGGCGTGACCGCCGACGATGCGGGCAGAGGTGTGGAGGCCTGCCGCGAACACGGACTGAAGGTCGCAGGGAGCTTCATCGTCGGATACCCGACGGAAACGGAGGAGGAGTACGAGGAGACGAAGGACTTCATTACGATGTACGGGCTCGACGATGTCTTCGTTTCCATCGCAGAGCCCATCCCCTCGACGCCGCTTGCCGATCTCGTCCTGCGGACGCCCCGGGAGGAGAACCCCGTGTACAGGCCACATGAAGGGGAATACCGATCCCTTCACCTGACCGAGGCCGAGGCACGCTCCTTCGACCTTCAGCAGCACGCGGACCTCTTCAAGCCCGGCCTGCACGTGGTCACCGACGAGGTCTTCTCCGCCTATCTCGCGGGGGTCCGGAAGGACGGCGAGGATGTCCGGCGGGTGACCGAACTGCTCTTCTCCTATTACGGCCGAAAATAG
- a CDS encoding ABC transporter permease, whose product MGWHHVGTIAKKEIRSLGTEKTIVFAILLQIFIAMFSSFLLVGLAAMYDPDALAEYSTTRDPIAYTGTASPLLNQLKEEGDFRVYEMDFSTAIAALEERKISAVVWVPDTAPDAEQPIKITLYTIQNDIRSSVVNTKLKDVFLAYEADLREVRGDRLTAPPVDLGLPNEAPRTNFFEFVYGLLIPLLIFMPAIISAALIIDFITEEFQHNTIETLISTPASFSDMVWGKVLACFVIVPVQSGAWLILLMANGIAIQGTMPILLHVSAGALGMILLSAFCALHYRERTNAQFIFSTALVVVIMAALALPGNPANLIVRLSVGAAGPAHWLVLGGMAVLLIMAIAVLDRYARKVGRDYTGGR is encoded by the coding sequence ATGGGATGGCACCATGTGGGAACGATCGCAAAAAAAGAGATCCGCTCGCTCGGAACGGAGAAGACGATCGTCTTTGCCATTCTTCTCCAGATTTTCATCGCCATGTTCTCCTCGTTTTTACTGGTGGGTCTGGCGGCGATGTATGACCCCGATGCACTCGCGGAGTACTCGACGACCCGTGACCCCATCGCCTACACGGGGACCGCTTCGCCGCTTCTCAATCAACTGAAGGAGGAAGGGGACTTCAGGGTCTACGAGATGGATTTTTCCACCGCCATCGCAGCCCTCGAGGAACGGAAGATCTCCGCAGTGGTATGGGTCCCCGATACGGCGCCCGATGCCGAACAGCCGATCAAGATCACCCTCTATACCATTCAAAACGATATCCGGTCATCCGTCGTCAATACAAAACTCAAGGATGTCTTTCTCGCATATGAGGCAGACCTGAGGGAAGTCCGGGGGGACCGGCTGACCGCACCACCGGTCGATCTCGGTCTTCCGAACGAAGCCCCGCGGACGAACTTCTTCGAGTTTGTCTATGGCCTTCTCATCCCCCTCCTGATCTTCATGCCCGCCATCATCTCCGCCGCCCTTATCATCGACTTCATCACCGAGGAATTCCAGCACAATACCATCGAGACCCTGATCTCCACCCCCGCATCCTTTTCCGACATGGTCTGGGGAAAGGTGCTTGCCTGCTTCGTGATTGTGCCCGTACAGTCAGGAGCATGGCTTATCCTTCTTATGGCAAATGGCATTGCAATCCAGGGAACGATGCCCATTCTCCTGCATGTCAGTGCCGGCGCCCTCGGCATGATCCTCCTCTCCGCATTTTGTGCCCTCCATTACCGGGAGCGGACGAATGCCCAGTTCATCTTCTCGACGGCACTTGTGGTCGTCATCATGGCGGCCCTTGCCCTCCCCGGCAATCCCGCCAACCTCATCGTCCGCCTCTCGGTCGGTGCCGCGGGCCCTGCCCACTGGCTCGTCCTCGGGGGAATGGCCGTCCTGCTCATCATGGCGATCGCCGTCCTCGACAGGTATGCCCGGAAGGTCGGGAGGGATTATACCGGCGGTCGGTGA
- a CDS encoding DHH family phosphoesterase: MPETNPQGSQTTATTEYLILGCGSIGYNVLYELLKETADIVIIDRDEHKVQDLRDQKYEALVRDIGDPDMLREVPVPRVVFVLASDEKGNLAAVRTIKSTFPSAYVIVRAVDSGTVDLLSAVGADEVLHPQEVFAKKAVHHARKLQSSRQARRLNDLLSSWRGTMGIVTHTNPDPDTISSAMALCALGKAASKGVLECRILYDGKIGHQENRAFVNLLDIRMERITPDILRDCDYLAIVDSPAPGVNNALPKESHVNIIIDHHPNGDLAKNAADFVDKRPDMGATASLMTQYLRELDVPVDSNIATALFYGIMADTRCFRRNTTPQDLTLAAFLLPLTESELLEKITSQSVSQETLEVLGNAIKNRRLLSGYLFSSVGYVRNRDAIPQAADLLIQLEGVNTSLVYGITDNVIAFSARNKDIRLNIGQAMEEAFEGIGEAGGHSAMGAATIPLSVFTLARNKDELLELIIDPILRKFMHIVGIDEEESANEI, translated from the coding sequence ATGCCTGAGACGAATCCGCAAGGATCTCAAACGACGGCAACCACCGAATACCTGATACTCGGATGCGGAAGTATCGGATACAATGTTCTCTACGAGCTCCTCAAAGAGACTGCCGACATCGTCATCATAGATAGGGACGAGCACAAGGTGCAGGATCTCAGGGATCAGAAATATGAGGCGCTCGTTCGCGATATCGGAGACCCGGACATGCTCAGGGAAGTCCCGGTACCGCGTGTGGTCTTTGTCCTCGCAAGTGATGAAAAAGGCAATCTTGCGGCAGTCAGGACCATCAAGAGTACATTTCCATCCGCGTACGTCATCGTCAGAGCCGTCGATTCGGGGACCGTTGACCTGCTCTCCGCAGTTGGAGCAGATGAAGTACTCCACCCACAGGAAGTGTTTGCGAAGAAGGCGGTTCACCACGCACGCAAACTGCAGTCCTCCCGTCAGGCACGCAGGTTGAATGACCTGCTCTCCAGCTGGCGGGGTACGATGGGAATCGTCACGCATACCAACCCTGACCCGGATACGATCTCCAGCGCGATGGCGCTGTGCGCTCTCGGAAAAGCGGCGAGTAAGGGTGTACTGGAATGCCGGATTCTCTATGACGGTAAGATTGGTCACCAGGAAAACCGTGCCTTTGTCAATCTCCTCGACATCAGGATGGAGCGCATTACTCCGGACATACTCAGGGACTGCGATTACCTTGCGATCGTCGATTCCCCGGCCCCCGGCGTGAACAACGCGCTTCCAAAGGAGTCCCACGTCAATATCATCATTGATCATCACCCGAATGGCGATCTTGCGAAAAATGCTGCGGATTTTGTCGATAAACGGCCTGACATGGGTGCGACCGCAAGTCTCATGACCCAGTACCTGCGGGAACTCGATGTCCCCGTGGACTCCAACATCGCAACCGCTCTTTTTTATGGCATTATGGCCGACACGCGCTGTTTCCGGCGCAATACCACCCCGCAGGATCTCACCCTAGCCGCGTTTCTCCTTCCGCTGACGGAATCCGAACTGCTGGAAAAGATCACATCGCAGTCGGTTTCGCAGGAGACGCTCGAGGTGCTCGGCAATGCCATTAAAAACCGCCGGCTTCTCTCGGGCTATCTCTTCTCCAGCGTCGGGTACGTCAGAAACCGGGATGCCATCCCGCAGGCGGCGGACCTCCTTATCCAGCTGGAAGGGGTCAACACCTCGCTTGTCTATGGCATCACCGACAATGTGATCGCATTCTCCGCCCGGAACAAGGATATCCGGCTCAATATCGGGCAGGCGATGGAGGAGGCGTTCGAGGGAATCGGCGAAGCGGGGGGGCACTCCGCAATGGGCGCCGCAACAATCCCCCTCTCTGTCTTCACGCTCGCCCGCAACAAAGACGAACTGCTGGAACTCATCATTGATCCGATTCTCAGGAAATTCATGCATATTGTCGGTATAGATGAAGAGGAATCAGCGAATGAGATTTGA